A genomic region of Antennarius striatus isolate MH-2024 chromosome 2, ASM4005453v1, whole genome shotgun sequence contains the following coding sequences:
- the LOC137609791 gene encoding protein-serine O-palmitoleoyltransferase porcupine-like — protein MGVFSRQKFFQELAHGCLLPTAQQGLEQVWQLLVICLLCRLLWMLGLPSFVKHLSTIAGGFYTLYLFFELHMIWVVLLSLLCYLFLFLCRHSTMRGTFLSITVLIYLLLGELHMMDTTNWHKMRGSQMVVAMKAISLAFDLDRGVVTGVPSPIEFMGYIYFVGTVIFGPWISFNSYRDSLQGHRLSLSWLLKVCISWVKSQVCLVISNCVAPYLFPYFIPVYGDKLLRSKKRRKIRGTPAKWLLAYENTMSFHFSNYFVGYLSETTTTLAGAGFTEEKENLKWDLIVSKPLNIEFPRSMIEVVTSWNLPMSGFLHTYVFKSALQFGTFYAIMVTYTASALLHGLSFHLGAVLISLGFITYIEHVLRKRLAVIFNACVLSRKCQANCTHRNKKALWVYMINIAFSALAILHLTYLGSVFNSSVEYLEDNEDDIAHHTIQKWSELSWTSHWVTFGCWVLYRLIL, from the exons ATGGGAGTGTTCAGCCGTCAGAAGTTCTTCCAGGAACTTGCCCATGGCTGCCTGCTGCCTACAGCCCAGCAGGGCCTGGAGCAGGTCTGGCAGCTGCTGGTTATCTGCCTGTTGTGTCGTCTTCTCTGGATGCTGG GCCTTCCATCTTTCGTGAAGCACCTGAGCACCATCGCAGGAGGTTTCTACACGCTCTACTTGTTCTTTGAGCTCCATATGATCTGGGTGGTCCTTCTCAGCCTCCTCTGctacctcttcctcttcttgtgcCGCCACTCTACCATGCGAGGGACCTTCCTCTCCATCACTGTGCTTATCTACCTGCTGTTGGG AGAGCTGCACATGATGGACACCACCAACTGGCACAAGATGAGAG GTTCACAGATGGTGGTCGCCATGAAAGCCATCTCCCTGGCCTTCGATTTGGACAGAGGTGTTGTGACTGGTGTACCATCACCCATTGAGTTCATGGGCTATATTTACTTTGTGGGCACAGTTATCTTTGGTCCTTGGATCAGCTTCAACAGCTACAGAGATTCTTTACAGGGACATAGGCTG aGCCTTTCATGGCTATTAAAAGTGTGCATTAGCTGGGTGAAGAGCCAAGTGTGCCTTGTTATTTCCAACTGTGTGGCACCCTACCTTTTCCCGTATTTCATACCGGTTTACGGAGACAAGCTGTTACGAAG caaaaagaggaggaaaatcag agGCACACCAGCAAA GTGGCTGCTGGCGTACGAGAACACAATGTCTTTCCACTTCAGCAATTATTTTGTTGGCTACTTGAGCGAGACTACCACCACTCTGGCTGGGGCCGGCTTcacagaggagaaagaaaacctCAAATG GGACTTGATCGTATCCAAACCGCTGAACATAGAATTCCCTCGGTCCATGATAGAAGTGGTAACATCATGGAATCTGCCCATGTCTGGCTTTCTGCACACCT ATGTTTTTAAGAGCGCTCTCCAATTTGGGACGTTTTATGCTATCATGGTAACTTATACAGCCAGCGCCCTCCTGCAT GGTTTGAGTTTTCATCTCGGAGCAGTGCTAATATCTCTCGGGTTCATCACTTACATTGAGCACG tgttgCGGAAGAGGCTTGCAGTCATTTTTAATGCCTGTGTACTGTCAAGGAAATGTCAGGCCAACTGCActcacagaaacaaaaag GCACTATGGGTGTATATGATTAATATAGCATTCAGTGCTTTGGCAATACTCCACCTGACATATCTGGGCTCTGTGTTCAACTCCAGTGTGGAATACTTGGAAGACAATGAG GATGATATAGCTCACCATACCATTCAGAAGTGGTCAGAGCTGAGCTGGACGAGCCACTGGGTCACATTCGGCTGCTGGGTTTTGTACCGCCTCATTCTCTAA